From the Candidatus Binataceae bacterium genome, one window contains:
- a CDS encoding cytochrome b/b6 domain-containing protein, protein MPVAKVQNRFAGRRQQPLIVRLAHWVNIPLLLIMAGSGLQILVAYPYFGPRGALYKFYPFQGDAPPSWLRFGGWLAGARHWHFAIAWFLIINGLIYLTYQIVSGEWRRRVFLPGRDAFNATQMFIYYLRLRPDPPPEDFYNGLQRLAYTSAIIFGIVVVLSGLAIYKPLQLHWLTSMFGGYDGARVVHFGCLLLLAGFTLNHIVLVALHPRTLVAMITGGRRG, encoded by the coding sequence ATGCCGGTGGCGAAAGTGCAGAACCGCTTTGCAGGACGGCGACAGCAGCCGCTGATCGTCAGGCTGGCGCACTGGGTGAACATCCCGCTGCTGCTCATCATGGCGGGCAGCGGGCTGCAGATTCTGGTCGCGTATCCGTATTTCGGCCCGCGCGGCGCGCTCTACAAGTTTTATCCGTTCCAGGGCGATGCGCCGCCGAGCTGGCTGCGTTTCGGCGGATGGCTGGCGGGCGCGCGCCATTGGCATTTCGCGATCGCCTGGTTTCTCATCATCAACGGGTTGATTTACCTCACCTATCAAATTGTGAGCGGAGAATGGCGCCGGCGCGTGTTCCTGCCCGGCCGCGACGCCTTCAACGCGACCCAAATGTTCATCTATTACCTGCGCCTGCGTCCCGATCCTCCGCCCGAGGATTTCTATAATGGCCTCCAGCGGCTCGCGTACACGTCGGCAATAATTTTCGGAATCGTGGTCGTGCTGTCGGGACTGGCGATCTACAAACCGCTCCAGCTTCATTGGCTGACCTCGATGTTCGGCGGCTACGACGGCGCGCGCGTTGTGCACTTCGGATGCCTGCTGTTGCTCGCGGGCTTCACGCTGAATCATATCGTGCTGGTCGCACTGCATCCGCGGACGCTGGTTGCGATGATCACGGGAGGCCGCCGTGGCTGA
- a CDS encoding ferritin-like domain-containing protein, which produces MSPDIIRTTLETYFTRDYDVTAPDLRRLYENAKRDQWNVSRDIDWTTNVDLERGLFADELVDGHGTPTISKLDHKTFRKLNVEFSCWRLSQLLHGEEGAMLACAQLVDMVPSNDSKFFVGTQVVDEARHTEVLSKYLKDKCDGRIYPMNANVRKLFDYILGHGKWFVKTVGLQLLAETFAVSVFRMLMESAQDPLLREICKRILSDESRHMGFSVLSLPDEIAGLNTGDLHELEDFVREALMLLLSGQFPLEAYEAVGMTAQDIAQIKVARKEIARSNDHVYFRRLFRREMHQTVVTNMKKVGLLNDRTSGFLREMGIDPAAALAA; this is translated from the coding sequence ATGTCGCCGGACATTATTCGCACGACACTGGAAACCTACTTCACCCGCGACTACGACGTCACCGCCCCCGACCTGCGCCGGCTCTACGAGAACGCCAAGCGCGATCAGTGGAACGTCTCGCGCGATATCGACTGGACCACCAACGTCGATCTCGAACGCGGTCTCTTTGCCGACGAGCTCGTCGATGGGCACGGCACGCCGACCATCAGCAAGCTCGACCACAAGACTTTCCGCAAGCTCAACGTCGAGTTCTCATGCTGGCGGCTTTCGCAGCTCCTCCACGGCGAGGAAGGCGCGATGCTCGCCTGCGCGCAGCTCGTCGACATGGTGCCGAGCAACGACAGCAAGTTCTTCGTCGGCACCCAGGTCGTCGATGAGGCGCGCCATACCGAGGTGCTGAGCAAGTATCTGAAGGACAAATGCGACGGGCGCATCTACCCGATGAATGCCAACGTGCGCAAGCTCTTCGATTACATCCTGGGTCACGGCAAGTGGTTCGTTAAGACCGTCGGGCTCCAGCTCCTGGCCGAGACTTTTGCGGTGTCGGTGTTCAGGATGCTGATGGAATCGGCGCAGGATCCGCTGTTGCGCGAGATCTGCAAGCGAATCCTTTCCGATGAGTCGCGCCACATGGGTTTTTCGGTGCTCAGCCTGCCCGATGAAATCGCGGGACTGAATACCGGCGACCTGCATGAGCTCGAGGATTTCGTGCGCGAAGCGCTGATGCTCCTCTTGAGCGGGCAGTTCCCGCTCGAAGCGTATGAGGCAGTGGGGATGACCGCGCAGGACATCGCGCAGATCAAGGTGGCGCGCAAGGAAATCGCCCGCAGCAACGATCACGTATATTTCCGCCGCCTGTTCCGCCGCGAGATGCATCAGACCGTCGTCACCAATATGAAGAAGGTAGGACTGCTCAACGACCGCACTAGCGGTTTTCTGCGTGAGATGGGCATCGACCCGGCTGCCGCCCTGGCTGCGTAA
- a CDS encoding molybdopterin-dependent oxidoreductase, whose protein sequence is MAEIITRRKFLGALAASTLVAGCNGPLTAKFLKGMEHWNAEFQSLLFSPNRLAPEPPESELTPDDDFPVYFISSDMPSAPPNWTLKVGGLVNNPVILTLDQLKKMPRINIRIRHHCVEGWSAVAAWQGVPMREIAKLVGPQPEARYVEFRSFDAGYYSSWDMPSAMHPQTMLAYGMNGDDLDSDYGAPLRLYSTVKLGYKNVKYLTEVNFLPQITGGYWENQGYEWFAGT, encoded by the coding sequence GTGGCTGAGATAATCACGCGCCGCAAATTCCTGGGCGCGCTCGCCGCGAGCACGCTTGTCGCGGGATGCAACGGTCCGCTCACGGCCAAATTCCTCAAGGGCATGGAGCACTGGAATGCTGAGTTTCAGAGCTTGCTGTTCTCGCCCAATCGACTCGCACCGGAGCCGCCCGAATCCGAGCTCACGCCTGATGACGACTTCCCGGTGTACTTCATTTCGAGCGATATGCCGTCGGCGCCGCCCAACTGGACGCTCAAAGTCGGCGGCCTGGTGAACAACCCGGTCATTCTCACGCTCGATCAACTCAAGAAAATGCCGCGCATCAATATCCGCATCCGGCATCATTGCGTCGAAGGATGGTCTGCTGTGGCCGCGTGGCAGGGAGTGCCGATGCGCGAGATCGCCAAGCTCGTCGGGCCGCAGCCCGAGGCGCGCTATGTCGAGTTTCGATCCTTCGATGCCGGCTACTACTCGTCGTGGGATATGCCGAGCGCGATGCATCCGCAGACCATGCTTGCCTATGGAATGAACGGCGACGATCTCGACTCCGACTATGGCGCGCCACTGCGCCTCTACTCGACGGTCAAGCTCGGCTACAAAAACGTGAAGTACCTGACCGAAGTGAACTTCCTGCCCCAAATAACCGGCGGCTACTGGGAGAACCAGGGCTATGAATGGTTCGCCGGCACCTGA
- a CDS encoding acetyl-CoA hydrolase/transferase C-terminal domain-containing protein, translating to MATALSAHTAGWRAQLGGKLIAADEAVANIKSGDRVCMSIAQSTPLELCTALSGRLMETEDVLINAGATAFDWDLPGLGERFRLQSMYVSPYDRHIYARGDADFTPIQYYRHGHLPPSLENFNVYMVLVGPPDENGMCNFGDAQIMSKLLARNADLVIAEIDSKLIRVGGDNALHISEIDYFVERTLELPEIKLPVPNAEEQKQIDAVCGTIARELIPDRATIQIGVGSMSGAIMPFLKNHHDLGMQTEIIPLHTAPLVQAGVLTGKYKKLFPGKVVGAGFAPLTPRDQLDFIDGNPSFALYDFNFTDDIRVIAQEDGLISVNNAMAIDLTGHVNGESIGGMMYTGTGGQTAFVVGASLAGGKTILVTPSTSTVKGQLVSRIVPTMPAGSVVTCPRAFVHHVVTEYGIATLKGKSLRERINEMIAVAHPDFRSELKATAKRMYNL from the coding sequence ATGGCTACCGCGCTTTCTGCTCACACTGCTGGATGGCGTGCGCAGCTCGGCGGTAAGCTCATTGCTGCGGACGAGGCCGTCGCTAACATCAAGTCTGGCGATCGCGTCTGCATGTCGATCGCGCAATCGACGCCGCTCGAGCTCTGTACCGCCCTCTCGGGGCGCCTGATGGAGACCGAAGACGTCCTGATCAACGCGGGCGCGACGGCATTCGATTGGGATCTACCGGGTCTTGGCGAGCGCTTCCGGCTTCAGTCGATGTACGTATCGCCGTACGACCGGCATATCTACGCGCGCGGCGACGCTGATTTCACGCCGATCCAATATTACCGCCACGGGCATCTGCCGCCCTCGCTCGAGAACTTCAACGTGTACATGGTGCTGGTCGGGCCGCCCGATGAAAACGGAATGTGCAATTTCGGCGATGCGCAGATCATGTCGAAGCTGCTGGCGCGCAACGCCGATCTGGTGATCGCGGAAATCGATTCCAAGCTGATCCGCGTCGGCGGCGATAACGCGCTGCATATTTCGGAGATCGACTACTTCGTCGAGCGGACGCTGGAACTCCCGGAGATAAAGCTGCCCGTACCCAACGCCGAGGAGCAGAAGCAGATCGACGCCGTGTGCGGAACGATCGCGCGCGAACTGATTCCCGATCGCGCAACGATCCAGATCGGTGTCGGCTCGATGTCAGGCGCGATCATGCCGTTCCTGAAAAATCATCACGACCTCGGGATGCAGACCGAGATCATCCCGCTCCATACCGCGCCGCTCGTGCAGGCCGGCGTGCTGACCGGCAAATACAAGAAGCTGTTTCCGGGCAAGGTCGTCGGCGCCGGCTTCGCTCCGCTGACGCCGCGTGACCAGCTTGATTTCATCGACGGCAATCCAAGTTTTGCGCTCTACGATTTCAACTTCACCGACGACATCCGCGTCATCGCGCAGGAAGACGGTCTGATCTCCGTGAACAACGCGATGGCGATCGATCTGACCGGCCACGTCAATGGCGAGTCGATCGGCGGGATGATGTACACCGGCACGGGCGGGCAGACGGCATTCGTCGTCGGCGCGAGCCTCGCGGGCGGCAAGACGATCCTCGTCACGCCGTCAACCTCGACGGTCAAGGGCCAGCTCGTATCGCGTATCGTGCCGACGATGCCTGCAGGCAGCGTCGTGACCTGTCCGCGCGCCTTCGTGCATCACGTCGTCACGGAGTACGGCATCGCGACGCTCAAGGGCAAGTCGCTGCGCGAGCGAATCAACGAAATGATCGCGGTCGCGCATCCCGACTTCCGCTCCGAGCTGAAGGCCACCGCCAAGCGCATGTACAACCTCTGA